Proteins found in one Coffea eugenioides isolate CCC68of chromosome 5, Ceug_1.0, whole genome shotgun sequence genomic segment:
- the LOC113771180 gene encoding uncharacterized protein LOC113771180 — MTNALKEQLQVVNDRLTRVIREVRDRSGGNIDEYETLIQRVIGANAPMEVRGDGAPRKGDAPSSTHMRESFRSDFKKNRNHGGTMFEKWKTGNGCGNAFTRWFSCIVALLSILLLSADSPRLMGRNRVYGSLEEARAEKNRRRREQRAAARRGTKNDAPLGVCTLAVTAFNIHDSNAVNQPNMGVIESSLGSGSVLPFAENNAEHLQAENQGDVSRSTGNGASEVPTTNSDAGESSLHRRRRRTRRSMTNPLNTIITEPAVLLSNAEQFPTENEENVYASIADGANEVPSTNLDAGEPSLRTQRRSRKRAITDPLATIATEPAVLPDVPSCPYCHAKRFHQEPPGFCCASGEVQLLSTEMPRELMLLYIEDSDEAAEFRRCVRSYNNMFAFTSIGIHPDKSLAANYNGVYTFRIQGQMYHYINPLIPEDGEKPRNLQLYFVDTDHETTQRLSISRRFQETLVTKLEEILKINPYSAFFRGLQDLPGIDDYKIVLDTTPAVDQRVFNKPTVSQVGAVWTESTNSEHVNSKHIQIYGKNGQTQIVKHYFACHDSLQYPLIFANGEPGWHPGIEKIHHPNKSNITSVTCEGETIIAATTATTATDIIDAENRAINQRKRKRNTVSCREYYCYKLQIRDADRSMLLHIGRLLQQYVVDVYVKIESIRLDFHRGRSKQAQLRTEIYQGIVDSISNGESSSSSIGKRIFLPASFIGGPRDMRRRYMDAMSLVQRYGKPDIFLTMTCNKNWPEIKKMLLPTDKVENRPDLISRVFRAKLQQLKDELLKKNIFGKVAAYTYVIEFQKRGLPHAHFLIILKQGWKMYSPESYDRIVCAELPDAKQYPYLYEVVVKHMMHGPCGAMNPSCPCMKQHIGCKDNYPKEFTEATRHSHNSYPVYRRRDFQQSVTVRGHPLDNRWLTNTGPNEIVDEIKNFVCARWVSPPEAMWRIYAFDLNETMLTEFFSMNCYDEYAKHLNCLYIEFPEYFTWNAQSKYWSRRKRGEVIGRILTARPTEGERYYLRMLLMHVRKPTSFQDLKVVNGYVCQTYKEAANLLGLLHSDNAAELCLQEASAYQMPSSLRQLFASILAYCAPTNPRELWLKYEDFLSEDIQHSTSLEPHFVQIRVLQLIDSCLRSMGKNIADYNLTDIQVEQLSQDLSTKEIDVERSIVVSDEDLRALHQLNLDQKSAFDKIMHAIDNNISCAFFLDGPGGTGKTFLYRALLAAIRSKGCIALATATSGVAASILPGGRTAHSRFKIPLQDSDTAICNIGKQSAIAKLIRDAKVIIWDEASMAKRSSIEKFDESLKDIMNKDAIFGGKIIVFGGDFRQTLPVVTKGCKEEIVNASLVKSPIWPYLIKLKLSQNMRAQLDPYFSDYLLRIGNGTEATNKNDEVRIPEGMNLVFVDDDSSVDALIAAVFPNLCAFAHCPDSIVNHAILMTRNDFVFEINNKIIAKFPGTEQVYLSHDEILESCHQSETEDFLNSLTPKSLPLHRLILKINCPVMLIRNINPAEGLSNGTRLLCKEFGNNVIHAEIACGSFKESLKSEEELPSPLGISTGHGKHKYSEKGLAGVFESRLKELNAAFHEVLDKAGWFLTTKIAATSWSESRSTPEVVAA, encoded by the exons ATGACGAATGCTCTTAAAGAGCAGCTACAGGTAGTTAATGACCGCCTCACTAGGGTAATCAGAGAGGTTAGGGATCGGTCTGGAGGTaatattgatgagtatgaaacGCTAATCCAGAGAGTGATTGGCGCTAACGCACCTATGGAGGTTCGGGGTGACGGAGCCCCTAGAAAGGGAGATGCACCTAGTTCTACTCACATGAGAGAATCCTTTAGATCG GACTTCAAGAAGAATAGGAATCATGGGGGAACAATGTTTGAGAAGTGGAAGACCGGCAATGGATG TGGCAATGCTTTTACCCGCTGGTTCTCTTGCATTGTAGCTTTGCTGAGCATTTTGCTTTTGTCTGCTGACTCTCCTCGATT AATGGGTCGAAATAGAGTATATGGAAGTTTGGAAGAGGCTCGTGCTGAGAAAAATCGAAGGAGGCGCGAGCAACGTGCTGCTGCTCGGCGTGGGACAAAGAATGATGCACCATTAGGAGTGTGTACATTAGCTGTCACAGCTTTTAATATACATGACTCAAATGCTGTGAATCAGCCAAATATGGGTGTCATTGAATCTTCATTGGGTTCAGGCTCAGTATTGCCATTTGCAGAGAACAATGCAGAGCACCTTCAAGCT GAAAATCAAGGAGATGTATCTAGGTCTACTGGTAATGGTGCTAGCGAGGTTCCGACAACTAATTCAGATGCCGGTGAATCATCTTTGCATAGGCGACGTCGGCGTACAAGACGTTCTATGACTAATCCATTGAACACAATAATTACAGAGCCTGCAGTATTGCTTAGTAATGCAGAGCAATTCCCAACC gaaaatgaagaaaatgtcTATGCGTCTATTGCTGATGGTGCTAATGAGGTTCCATCAACTAATTTAGATGCTGGTGAACCATCATTGCGTACGCAACGTCGGTCTAGAAAACGAGCTATAACTGATCCATTAGCTACAATAGCTACAGAACCTGCTGTATTACCTGATGTTCCAAGTTGTCCGTATTGCCATGCAAAACGATTTCATCAGGAACCGCCTGGTTTTTGCTGTGCCTCCGGTGAGGTACAGCTATTATCTACTGAGATGCCGAGAGAACTTATGCTATTATATATAGAAGACTCTGATGAGGCTGCTGAGTTTCGCAGATGTGTTAGAAGCTATAATAACATGTTTGCATTCACTTCGATTGGTATCCATCCTGATAAATCTTTGGCTGCAAACTACAATGGAGTTTATACATTTCGAATCCAGGGACAGATGTATCATTATATTAATCCACTTATTCCAGAGGATGGTGAGAAGCCACGGAACTTGCAACTTTACTTTGTTGACACTGACCATGAAACAACGCAGCGGCTCTCAATTTCACGTAGATTTCAAGAAACACTGGTGACTAAGCTTGAGGAAATCTTAAAGATTAATCCTTACTCTGCATTTTTCCGAGGATTACAAGATTTGCCAGGCATAGATGATTATAAGATTGTACTTGACACCACGCCTGCTGTAGATCAACGAGTTTTCAATAAACCTACTGTGTCACAAGTAGGAGCTGTTTGGACCGAGAGCACAAATTCTGAACATGTTAACTCTAAACACATACAAATTTATGGAAAGAATGGTCAAACGCAGATTGTTAAGCATTATTTTGCTTGTCATGATTCGTTGCAATATCCTCTTATCTTTGCAAATGGAGAGCCAGGTTGGCATCCAGGGATTGAAAAAATCCATCATCCAAATAAGAGCAACATTACATCAGTGACTTGTGAGGGAGAAACTATTATAGCTGCAACTACAGCAACGACAGCAACTGatatcattgatgcagaaaatAGAG CTattaaccaaagaaaaagaaagcgcAACACAGTTTCATGTCGTGAGTATTATTGCTACAAATTGCAGATCCGAGATGCTGACCGGTCAATGTTATTACATATAGGGAGATTACTACAGCAATATGTAGTCGATGTCTATGTCAAGATTGAGTCAATCAGATTAGATTTCCACAGAGGAAGAAGCAAACAGGCTCAACTTCGGACAGAGATTTATCAAGGCATAGTTGATAGTATTTCCAACGgtgaatcatcatcatcaagTATTGGTAAACGTATTTTTCTACCAGCTTCGTTCATTGGTGGCCCTCGAGATATGCGACGACGATATATGGATGCTATGTCTTTGGTTCAAAGATATGGAAAACCGGATATCTTTTTGACGATGACCTGCAACAAGAATTGGCCTGAGATTAAAAAAATGCTTTTGCCAACTGACAAAGTTGAGAATAGACCAGATTTAATATCTCGAGTTTTTCGTGCAAAGCTTCAACAACTGAAAGATGAACTTCTGAAAAAGAATATATTTGGAAAGGTAGCAGCTTATACATATGTGATTGAGTTCCAGAAAAGAGGTTTGCCTCATGCTCATTTCTTGATAATTCTGAAACAAGGATGGAAGATGTACTCTCCTGAATCATACGATCGCATAGTGTGTGCTGAGTTGCCAGATGCTAAGCAGTATCCTTATCTTTATGAAGTCGTTGTCAAACATATGATGCATGGTCCTTGTGGTGCTATGAATCCAAGTTGCCCATGCATGAAACAACACATTGGATGCAAGGATAATTATCCTAAGGAGTTTACAGAAGCCACTCGTCACAGTCACAACTCCTACCCTGTTTATCGACGACGAGATTTTCAGCAATCAGTAACTGTTCGTGGACATCCTCTTGATAATCGATGG TTGACTAATACGGGGCCTAATGAAATTGttgatgaaataaaaaattttgtttgtgCAAGATGGGTCTCTCCTCCTGAAGCAATGTGGAGAATCTATGCATTTGACTTAAATGAG ACAATGCTTACAGAATTCTTTAGCATGAATTGTTATGATGAATACGCCAAGCATTTGAATTGTTTATATATAGAGTTTCCTGAGTATTTTACTTGGAATGCACAATCAAAATATTGGAGTAGACGAAAAAGAGGAGAAGTTATTGGTCGTATTTTAACTGCTCGCCCTACTGAAGGGGAGCGATACTATCTCAGAATGTTGTTAATGCATGTTAGGAAGCCTACTTCTTTCCAAGATCTAAAGGTTGTCAATGGATACGTATGTCAAACATATAAAGAAGCTGCAAATTTACTTGGCTTATTGCATTCTGACAATGCTGCTGAACTTTGCTTACAGGAAGCTTCTGCATACCAGATGCCAAGTTCTCTTCGACAATTATTCGCATCTATATTAGCTTATTGTGCTCCTACAAATCCACGAGAGTTGTGGTTGAAATATGAAGATTTCTTATCTGAAGATATTCAACATAGTACATCACTTGAACCACACTTTGTACAAATACGAGTGCTCCAATTAATTGATTCGTGTCTTCGATCCATGGGAAAAAATATTGCTGATTATAATTTAACTGATATTCAAGTTGAACAGCTTTCGCAAGATTTAAGTACTAAGGAAATTGATGTTGAAAGAAGCATAGTAGTATCTGACGAAGATCTTCGTGCATTGCATCAGTTAAACTTGGACCAGAAATCAGCATTTGACAAGATTATGCATGCCATTGACAATAATATCTcatgtgcatttttcttagaTGGTCCAGGTGGAACTGGAAAAACTTTCTTATACAGAGCTCTCCTTGCAGCAATACGATCAAAAGGATGCATAGCACTAGCAACTGCAACATCTGGAGTTGCAGCTTCAATTTTACCTGGTGGCCGTACAGCACATTCGAGGTTTAAAATTCCATTACAAGATAGTGATACAGCAATTTGCAATATTGGAAAGCAAAGTGCTATTGCTAAGTTAATAAGAGATGCAAAAGTAATTATTTGGGATGAAGCAAGCATGGCAAAGCGTAGCTCAATAGAAAAATTTGATGAATCATTAAAAGATATCATGAATAAAGATGCCATATTTGGTGGTAAGATCATTGTTTTTGGTGGTGATTTCCGACAAACATTACCAGTGGTCACCAAAGGGTGTAAAGAAGAAATTGTCAATGCTAGCTTAGTAAAGTCTCCTATTTGGCCGTACCTcataaaactaaaactatcaCAAAATATGCGAGCTCAGTTAGATCCTTATTTCTCTGATTACCTTCTTCGAATTGGCAACGGTACTGAAGCAACAAATAAGAATGATGAGGTGCGTATACCTGAAGGAATGAATTTGGTATTTGTCGATGACGATTCATCAGTTGATGCGTTGATTGCTGCAGTATTTCCAAATTTATGTGCTTTTGCTCATTGTCCAGATTCTATTGTTAACCATGCAATTTTAATGACAAGAAATGATTTTGTATTTGAAATTAATAACAAAATCATTGCTAAATTTCCAGGTACAGAACAGGTATATCTAAGCCATGATGA
- the LOC113772295 gene encoding anthocyanidin 3-O-glucosyltransferase 2-like isoform X2: protein MKKAELVFIPSPGMGHLVSTVELAKLLIDRGEQLSITVLIMKLPFDKKVSSYTSMLSESSDSRIRFLDLKPGESSSQSTFSSAFLYHFIDNHKSSVRDILAEMTNSASSDLAGVVIDMFCTSMIDVANEFGVPSYIFYTSGAAMLGLVLHMQSLRADFNEDVTNYKNSDVELAIPTYINPVPAKVLPSVIFDKDGGCDMFLNQAKRYKETKGIIINTFLELESHAVKALSNDKTIPPVYAVGPVLNLKGSVVFNGPNQDTEMIMKWLDNQPVSSVVFLCFGSAGSFDGEQVKEIAHALQRSGVRFLWSLRRPPPKGKFQFPGDYEDPEEVLPEGFLRGTAEVGKVIGWAPQVAVLSHRAVGGFVSHCGWNSTLESFWCGVPMATWPLYAEQQTNAFLMVKDLGMAVEIKMDFRKDFLMEAHEIVRAVVIENGIKQLMESESEFRNKVKEMKEKSRMALHGGGSSSDSLRRFLDDIMDNVPKLH from the exons ATGAAGAAAGCAGAGCTGGTTTTCATTCCTTCACCAGGGATGGGTCACCTGGTATCAACTGTTGAACTAGCAAAGCTTCTTATTGATCGTGGTGAACAATTATCGATCACAGTTCTGATTATGAAGCTGCCTTTCGATAAAAAGGTGAGTAGCTACACAAGTATGCTGTCAGAGTCTTCAGATTCACGCATAAGGTTTCTTGATCTCAAACCAGGAGAGTCTTCTTCGCAATCGACATTTTCTAGTGCGTTTCTTTATCATTTTATCGACAACCACAAAAGTAGTGTAAGGGATATTCTTGCTGAAATGACTAATTCTGCCTCATCTGATCTCGCTGGAGTTGTCATTGACATGTTTTGCACCTCCATGATTGATGTAGCCAATGAATTTGGGGTTCCCTCGTATATATTCTATACATCTGGTGCTGCAATGCTTGGCCTTGTATTGCATATGCAGAGTCTGAGAGCTGATTTTAATGAAGATGTGACTAATTACAAGAATTCAGATGTTGAGTTAGCTATTCCAACTTATATTAATCCTGTTCCAGCTAAAGTTCTACCTTCCGTAATCTTTGACAAGGATGGAGGTTGCGACATGTTTCTCAACCAAGCCAAAAGATACAAGGAGACCAAGGGAATCATCATTAACACTTTCCTCGAGTTAGAATCCCACGCAGTAAAGGCTTTATCCAACGATAAAACTATCCCACCGGTCTATGCAGTCGGGCCTGTGTTGAATCTTAAGGGAAGTGTTGTTTT CAATGGTCCAAACCAAGACACTGAGATGATCATGAAATGGCTTGATAATCAGCCTGTTTCTTCTGTCGTGTTCCTTTGCTTTGGTAGTGCAGGATCTTTTGATGGTGAACAAGTGAAGGAAATTGCTCATGCACTCCAGCGTAGTGGAGTTCGATTCTTGTGGTCTTTGAGAAGGCCTCCACCTAAAGGAAAGTTTCAGTTTCCAGGTGATTATGAGGACCCGGAAGAAGTCCTGCCAGAGGGGTTCTTGCGGGGAACTGCAGAGGTGGGAAAAGTCATTGGATGGGCACCACAGGTGGCAGTACTATCCCATCGTGCTGTGGGAGGATTCGTCTCTCACTGTGGCTGGAACTCAACGCTGGAGAGCTTTTGGTGCGGCGTTCCAATGGCAACTTGGCCACTCTATGCCGAGCAGCAGACGAATGCCTTCCTAATGGTGAAGGACTTGGGGATGGCTGTGGAGATTAAGATGGATTTCAGAAAAGATTTTCTAATGGAGGCTCACGAGATTGTCAGGGCAGTTGTGATTGAAAATGGGATTAAACAGCTCATGGAGTCTGAGAGTGAATTCAGAAATAAGGTGAAGGAAATGAAAGAGAAGAGCAGGATGGCTCTCCATGGAGGAGGATCATCCTCTGATTCCTTGAGACGTTTTCTGGACGACATAATGGATAACGTTCCAAAattacattaa
- the LOC113772295 gene encoding anthocyanidin 3-O-glucosyltransferase 2-like isoform X1 — MKKAELVFIPSPGMGHLVSTVELAKLLIDRGEQLSITVLIMKLPFDKKVSSYTSMLSESSDSRIRFLDLKPGESSSQSTFSSAFLYHFIDNHKSSVRDILAEMTNSASSDLAGVVIDMFCTSMIDVANEFGVPSYIFYTSGAAMLGLVLHMQSLRADFNEDVTNYKNSDVELAIPTYINPVPAKVLPSVIFDKDGGCDMFLNQAKRYKETKGIIINTFLELESHAVKALSNDKTIPPVYAVGPVLNLKGRSNGPNQDTEMIMKWLDNQPVSSVVFLCFGSAGSFDGEQVKEIAHALQRSGVRFLWSLRRPPPKGKFQFPGDYEDPEEVLPEGFLRGTAEVGKVIGWAPQVAVLSHRAVGGFVSHCGWNSTLESFWCGVPMATWPLYAEQQTNAFLMVKDLGMAVEIKMDFRKDFLMEAHEIVRAVVIENGIKQLMESESEFRNKVKEMKEKSRMALHGGGSSSDSLRRFLDDIMDNVPKLH, encoded by the exons ATGAAGAAAGCAGAGCTGGTTTTCATTCCTTCACCAGGGATGGGTCACCTGGTATCAACTGTTGAACTAGCAAAGCTTCTTATTGATCGTGGTGAACAATTATCGATCACAGTTCTGATTATGAAGCTGCCTTTCGATAAAAAGGTGAGTAGCTACACAAGTATGCTGTCAGAGTCTTCAGATTCACGCATAAGGTTTCTTGATCTCAAACCAGGAGAGTCTTCTTCGCAATCGACATTTTCTAGTGCGTTTCTTTATCATTTTATCGACAACCACAAAAGTAGTGTAAGGGATATTCTTGCTGAAATGACTAATTCTGCCTCATCTGATCTCGCTGGAGTTGTCATTGACATGTTTTGCACCTCCATGATTGATGTAGCCAATGAATTTGGGGTTCCCTCGTATATATTCTATACATCTGGTGCTGCAATGCTTGGCCTTGTATTGCATATGCAGAGTCTGAGAGCTGATTTTAATGAAGATGTGACTAATTACAAGAATTCAGATGTTGAGTTAGCTATTCCAACTTATATTAATCCTGTTCCAGCTAAAGTTCTACCTTCCGTAATCTTTGACAAGGATGGAGGTTGCGACATGTTTCTCAACCAAGCCAAAAGATACAAGGAGACCAAGGGAATCATCATTAACACTTTCCTCGAGTTAGAATCCCACGCAGTAAAGGCTTTATCCAACGATAAAACTATCCCACCGGTCTATGCAGTCGGGCCTGTGTTGAATCTTAAGGGAA GAAGCAATGGTCCAAACCAAGACACTGAGATGATCATGAAATGGCTTGATAATCAGCCTGTTTCTTCTGTCGTGTTCCTTTGCTTTGGTAGTGCAGGATCTTTTGATGGTGAACAAGTGAAGGAAATTGCTCATGCACTCCAGCGTAGTGGAGTTCGATTCTTGTGGTCTTTGAGAAGGCCTCCACCTAAAGGAAAGTTTCAGTTTCCAGGTGATTATGAGGACCCGGAAGAAGTCCTGCCAGAGGGGTTCTTGCGGGGAACTGCAGAGGTGGGAAAAGTCATTGGATGGGCACCACAGGTGGCAGTACTATCCCATCGTGCTGTGGGAGGATTCGTCTCTCACTGTGGCTGGAACTCAACGCTGGAGAGCTTTTGGTGCGGCGTTCCAATGGCAACTTGGCCACTCTATGCCGAGCAGCAGACGAATGCCTTCCTAATGGTGAAGGACTTGGGGATGGCTGTGGAGATTAAGATGGATTTCAGAAAAGATTTTCTAATGGAGGCTCACGAGATTGTCAGGGCAGTTGTGATTGAAAATGGGATTAAACAGCTCATGGAGTCTGAGAGTGAATTCAGAAATAAGGTGAAGGAAATGAAAGAGAAGAGCAGGATGGCTCTCCATGGAGGAGGATCATCCTCTGATTCCTTGAGACGTTTTCTGGACGACATAATGGATAACGTTCCAAAattacattaa